One genomic window of Amphiura filiformis chromosome 3, Afil_fr2py, whole genome shotgun sequence includes the following:
- the LOC140148418 gene encoding carnitine O-palmitoyltransferase 2, mitochondrial-like isoform X2, protein MASFHRFSVVGNLTRFKAIRSMQSHACCLQFSTSTSARSSHDYLHESILPTMHFQAGLPRLPIPKLDKSCQRYLASQEVMLDADAFEHTKKVVEAFEKNEGQSLNSDLIANDKQNKHTSYVSDRWFHIYLADRVPVVLNYNPFMCYKNDERPEYNDQLIRATNLTVAALKFMKTLRANKLDPEVFHLNPAKTDTPGFKKIARWIPSSLAAYYAILNKAFPLDMSQYFRLFNSTRVPQLGKDVLKTEPSGKHLLVVRNGHLYTFDVLDRDGNIVPPAEIQAHLQYILKDNTPPPEHPLGYLTTENRDIWASLRTQLVNTSARNTEVLDKIDTAVYCLCLDETAPEEAEDMNRNMLYGDGANRWFDKSFQLIICKNGLTACNFEHSWGDGVAVLRFFNETFKYTTETPSISPSSAPASIDSSQCVSRIQLDLDPQVKEGIKTARQKYMDYTGSLNVETKQSFSFGKDFLKSNKVSPDSVMQLAFQMGFYKLTGKVAGTYESCSTAAFRHGRTETIRSATKETKMCSQAFMEGSGVTDAEKRSLMQMCSDKHNQITKEAAMGQGWDRHLLALRFLAQDKELTPDIFTDPAYAAICHIIISTSTLSSPAVMAGGFAPVVPNGFGVGYGILDNEHGVNITSYPASYNVKDYVECVMGSLNQIHDVLQATSNSN, encoded by the exons ATGGCATCTTTCCATCGGTTTTCAGTTGTTGGTAATCTTACCAGGTTCAAAGCAATACGTTCTATGCAGTCGCAT GCATGTTGTCTACAGTTTTCTACAAGTACTTCAGCAAG GTCTAGCCATGATTACCTCCATGAGAGCattttacccacaatgcatttccaAGCTGGGTTACCAAGGTTACCCATACCCAAACTGGATAAAAGCTGCCAGCGTTACCTGGCATCTCAAGAGGTGATGCTGGATGCAGATGCTTTTGAACACACTAAAAAGGTGGTTGaagcttttgagaaaaatgaaggaCAGA GTTTGAATAGTGATCTGATAGCCAATGACAAGCAAAATAAACACACCAGCTATGTGTCAG ATCGATGGTTCCATATTTATTTAGCTGACAGAGTTCCTGTGGTACTGAATTATAACCCTTTTATGTGCTACAAGAATGATGAGAGACCAGAGTACAATGACCAG TTGATACGGGCAACCAACTTGACAGTGGCGGCATTGAAGTTTATGAAAACATTGAGAGCTAACAAACTGGATCCAGAAGTGTTTCACTTAAACCCTGCTAAAACTGACACTCCTGGTTTTAAGAAAATAGCCAG GTGGATACCAAGTTCACTGGCAGCTTACTATGCAATTCTCAACAAAGCCTTCCCTCTAGATATGAGTCAATATTTCCGTCTCTTCAATTCCACACGGGTACCCCAGCTTGGAAAAGATGTCCTGAAAACAGAACCAAGTGGCAAGCATCTACTGGTCGTCAGGAATGGTCATCTTTATACATTTGATGTTCTAGACAGAGATG GTAACATTGTACCACCAGCAGAGATCCAAGCACACCTGCAATATATCCTCAAAGACAACACACCACCACCAGAACATCCACTAGGCTACCTCACAACAGAGAACAGAGATATCTGGGCATCACTGAGGACTCAGCTTGTGAATACCAGCGCTAGGAATACTGAGGTCTTGGATAAGATCGATACAGCTGTGTATTGCTTGTGTTTAGATGAGACAGCACCAGAAGAGGCAGAGGATATGAATAGGAATATGCTCTATGGGGATGGTGCAAATAG GTGGTTTGACAAGTCTTTCCAGTTAATCATCTGCAAGAATGGCTTAACAGCTTGTAACTTTGAGCATTCCTGGGGTGATGGAGTAGCGGTTCTGAGATTCTTCAATGAAACATTCAAGTATACAACAGAAACACCTTCTATCTCGCCGTCATCTGCACCAGCTAGCATTGATTCCTCCCAATGTGTATCTAGG ATTCAACTGGATCTAGATCCACAAGTAAAGGAAGGTATCAAAACAGCCAGACAGAAGTACATGGACTACACTGGATCTCTAAATGTAGAAACTAAACAGAGCTTCTCATTTGGCAAAGACTTCTTGAAATCTAATAAAGTTAGCCCAGATTCTGTCATGCAATTAGCCTTTCAG ATGGGCTTCTATAAACTAACAGGGAAAGTAGCTGGTACCTATGAATCATGCAGTACAGCTGCCTTCAGACATGGCCGTACTGAAACCATCAGGTCTGCCACCAAGGAAACCAAGATGTGTTCACAAGCTTTTATGGAGGGATCAGGAGTCACTGATGCTGAGAAGAGAAGTCTTATGCAGATGTGTTCAGATAAACATAATCAGATCACCAAGGAAGCTGCAATGG GTCAAGGATGGGACAGACATCTATTAGCACTACGTTTCTTGGCTCAGGACAAGGAGCTTACTCCAGATATATTCACAGACCCAGCCTACGCCGCCATCTGTCACATCATCATATCAACGAGTACGCTATCCAGTCCAGCTGTAATGGCAGGTGGCTTTGCACCTGTAGTACCCAATGGATTTGGTGTAGGCTATGGTATTTTGGATAACGAGCATGGTGTGAACATTACAAGCTATCCGGCATCATACAATGTCAAAGACTATGTAGAATGTGTTATGGGAAGCTTAAATCAAATACATGATGTTCTACAGGCAACGTCCAATTCCAACTGA
- the LOC140148418 gene encoding carnitine O-palmitoyltransferase 2, mitochondrial-like isoform X1 → MASFHRFSVVGNLTRFKAIRSMQSHKACCLQFSTSTSARSSHDYLHESILPTMHFQAGLPRLPIPKLDKSCQRYLASQEVMLDADAFEHTKKVVEAFEKNEGQSLNSDLIANDKQNKHTSYVSDRWFHIYLADRVPVVLNYNPFMCYKNDERPEYNDQLIRATNLTVAALKFMKTLRANKLDPEVFHLNPAKTDTPGFKKIARWIPSSLAAYYAILNKAFPLDMSQYFRLFNSTRVPQLGKDVLKTEPSGKHLLVVRNGHLYTFDVLDRDGNIVPPAEIQAHLQYILKDNTPPPEHPLGYLTTENRDIWASLRTQLVNTSARNTEVLDKIDTAVYCLCLDETAPEEAEDMNRNMLYGDGANRWFDKSFQLIICKNGLTACNFEHSWGDGVAVLRFFNETFKYTTETPSISPSSAPASIDSSQCVSRIQLDLDPQVKEGIKTARQKYMDYTGSLNVETKQSFSFGKDFLKSNKVSPDSVMQLAFQMGFYKLTGKVAGTYESCSTAAFRHGRTETIRSATKETKMCSQAFMEGSGVTDAEKRSLMQMCSDKHNQITKEAAMGQGWDRHLLALRFLAQDKELTPDIFTDPAYAAICHIIISTSTLSSPAVMAGGFAPVVPNGFGVGYGILDNEHGVNITSYPASYNVKDYVECVMGSLNQIHDVLQATSNSN, encoded by the exons ATGGCATCTTTCCATCGGTTTTCAGTTGTTGGTAATCTTACCAGGTTCAAAGCAATACGTTCTATGCAGTCGCAT AAGGCATGTTGTCTACAGTTTTCTACAAGTACTTCAGCAAG GTCTAGCCATGATTACCTCCATGAGAGCattttacccacaatgcatttccaAGCTGGGTTACCAAGGTTACCCATACCCAAACTGGATAAAAGCTGCCAGCGTTACCTGGCATCTCAAGAGGTGATGCTGGATGCAGATGCTTTTGAACACACTAAAAAGGTGGTTGaagcttttgagaaaaatgaaggaCAGA GTTTGAATAGTGATCTGATAGCCAATGACAAGCAAAATAAACACACCAGCTATGTGTCAG ATCGATGGTTCCATATTTATTTAGCTGACAGAGTTCCTGTGGTACTGAATTATAACCCTTTTATGTGCTACAAGAATGATGAGAGACCAGAGTACAATGACCAG TTGATACGGGCAACCAACTTGACAGTGGCGGCATTGAAGTTTATGAAAACATTGAGAGCTAACAAACTGGATCCAGAAGTGTTTCACTTAAACCCTGCTAAAACTGACACTCCTGGTTTTAAGAAAATAGCCAG GTGGATACCAAGTTCACTGGCAGCTTACTATGCAATTCTCAACAAAGCCTTCCCTCTAGATATGAGTCAATATTTCCGTCTCTTCAATTCCACACGGGTACCCCAGCTTGGAAAAGATGTCCTGAAAACAGAACCAAGTGGCAAGCATCTACTGGTCGTCAGGAATGGTCATCTTTATACATTTGATGTTCTAGACAGAGATG GTAACATTGTACCACCAGCAGAGATCCAAGCACACCTGCAATATATCCTCAAAGACAACACACCACCACCAGAACATCCACTAGGCTACCTCACAACAGAGAACAGAGATATCTGGGCATCACTGAGGACTCAGCTTGTGAATACCAGCGCTAGGAATACTGAGGTCTTGGATAAGATCGATACAGCTGTGTATTGCTTGTGTTTAGATGAGACAGCACCAGAAGAGGCAGAGGATATGAATAGGAATATGCTCTATGGGGATGGTGCAAATAG GTGGTTTGACAAGTCTTTCCAGTTAATCATCTGCAAGAATGGCTTAACAGCTTGTAACTTTGAGCATTCCTGGGGTGATGGAGTAGCGGTTCTGAGATTCTTCAATGAAACATTCAAGTATACAACAGAAACACCTTCTATCTCGCCGTCATCTGCACCAGCTAGCATTGATTCCTCCCAATGTGTATCTAGG ATTCAACTGGATCTAGATCCACAAGTAAAGGAAGGTATCAAAACAGCCAGACAGAAGTACATGGACTACACTGGATCTCTAAATGTAGAAACTAAACAGAGCTTCTCATTTGGCAAAGACTTCTTGAAATCTAATAAAGTTAGCCCAGATTCTGTCATGCAATTAGCCTTTCAG ATGGGCTTCTATAAACTAACAGGGAAAGTAGCTGGTACCTATGAATCATGCAGTACAGCTGCCTTCAGACATGGCCGTACTGAAACCATCAGGTCTGCCACCAAGGAAACCAAGATGTGTTCACAAGCTTTTATGGAGGGATCAGGAGTCACTGATGCTGAGAAGAGAAGTCTTATGCAGATGTGTTCAGATAAACATAATCAGATCACCAAGGAAGCTGCAATGG GTCAAGGATGGGACAGACATCTATTAGCACTACGTTTCTTGGCTCAGGACAAGGAGCTTACTCCAGATATATTCACAGACCCAGCCTACGCCGCCATCTGTCACATCATCATATCAACGAGTACGCTATCCAGTCCAGCTGTAATGGCAGGTGGCTTTGCACCTGTAGTACCCAATGGATTTGGTGTAGGCTATGGTATTTTGGATAACGAGCATGGTGTGAACATTACAAGCTATCCGGCATCATACAATGTCAAAGACTATGTAGAATGTGTTATGGGAAGCTTAAATCAAATACATGATGTTCTACAGGCAACGTCCAATTCCAACTGA